In a genomic window of Planctomycetaceae bacterium:
- a CDS encoding aldo/keto reductase: MERRRLGTSSVTVTDICMGTMTFGTQCDEKLSFEIMDRAYEAGIDFFDAAELYPVPPSAEKFGLTEEIVGRWMKTKPRETIILATKVTGPAHGWFVPPVRHGKTALDRVQIMKAVEDSLRRLQTDYIDLYQTHWPDHGARYEDLLEVLTELIKQGKVRVAGCSNETCWGVMKSLSAAENNGLCRYDTIQNNFSLINRRCESELAQVCRQEKISLLPFSPLGGGVLTGKYSQQYPPGARFTEYRNAGERQQKMAERFLNDRTRQTVAELSVIADELNVTLTALAVAWSKQHDFVASTIIGATTIQQLNESLQADGLILDSETLRRIDEIDERIPNPMKEDGLRRL, from the coding sequence ATGGAGCGACGAAGGCTAGGAACCAGTTCGGTTACCGTGACAGATATCTGCATGGGTACGATGACATTCGGAACGCAGTGCGATGAAAAACTGTCGTTCGAAATCATGGACAGGGCGTATGAAGCGGGCATCGACTTTTTTGATGCCGCCGAACTGTACCCCGTCCCTCCCAGCGCTGAAAAGTTTGGACTGACCGAGGAGATCGTCGGACGATGGATGAAAACAAAACCCCGCGAAACCATCATCCTGGCGACGAAAGTGACCGGACCTGCTCACGGTTGGTTTGTTCCACCCGTTCGCCATGGAAAGACAGCGCTTGACAGGGTGCAGATTATGAAGGCCGTTGAGGACAGCCTTCGACGACTGCAAACCGACTACATCGATCTCTATCAGACCCACTGGCCTGATCATGGTGCCAGGTATGAAGACCTGCTGGAAGTGCTGACAGAACTGATCAAACAGGGAAAGGTCCGAGTCGCAGGATGCAGCAATGAAACGTGTTGGGGAGTCATGAAAAGCCTGTCAGCGGCAGAGAACAACGGACTCTGCCGATACGACACGATTCAGAACAATTTCAGCCTGATCAATCGACGGTGTGAAAGTGAACTGGCTCAGGTTTGCCGACAGGAAAAGATCAGCCTTCTACCGTTTTCGCCGCTGGGTGGCGGTGTCTTGACAGGTAAGTACAGCCAGCAGTATCCGCCCGGTGCTCGGTTTACTGAATACAGAAACGCCGGAGAACGTCAGCAAAAAATGGCGGAGCGATTTCTGAACGATCGGACAAGACAGACCGTCGCTGAACTGAGCGTCATTGCTGACGAGTTGAATGTCACGCTGACCGCGCTGGCCGTGGCGTGGAGCAAACAGCATGACTTCGTCGCATCAACGATTATTGGCGCGACGACTATTCAACAGTTGAATGAGAGTCTGCAGGCTGACGGGCTGATTCTGGATTCTGAAACGCTTCGGCGAATTGACGAAATCGACGAACGAATTCCGAACCCCATGAAAGAAGATGGTTTGAGACGGCTCTGA
- a CDS encoding Gfo/Idh/MocA family oxidoreductase — translation MTAESNLSRRTFLASSVVAAAPAIIPSGVFGNANQAAPSDRIRLGVIGIGPRCTYDLQAMLPQKDVECVAIADVQLSRREAGKTLVDKHYGNDRCKLYGDFRALLDRSDIDAVLVATGDRWHAAASILAAQAGKDVYSEKPCGITIELCEKLADTMKETGRIFQAGTQRRSVPNFQQAVRIAHEGKLGKLRTLYASVYVPVLENAWLPAEPTPSAEVCDWNMWLGPAPWRPYNSKYVAGRWRGYYDFDSGARLLDWGAHTADLCQWANQSDGSMPLTYEPTEKNITCTYANGVQLVFDFLEDPFGDRGPRWNTKLGTCPVRFVGDDGSIETGDNGGTDVSSSEIEKELAEAASKVRGLDVSAHARNFFDSIKSRKPTVANAEVMRNSHITCHAAALAWMLGRSLTIDPITHDFLNDDEANRLKSRPERDWA, via the coding sequence ATGACGGCCGAATCTAATCTGTCCCGGCGAACATTTCTGGCGTCGTCCGTTGTCGCCGCCGCACCAGCAATTATTCCCTCCGGCGTGTTCGGAAATGCAAATCAGGCGGCACCCAGCGACCGCATCCGTCTGGGTGTCATCGGCATCGGGCCACGGTGCACCTATGATCTTCAGGCCATGCTGCCCCAGAAAGATGTCGAATGTGTTGCCATTGCCGACGTGCAGCTAAGCCGTCGGGAGGCCGGAAAAACACTGGTGGATAAACATTACGGCAATGACCGATGCAAGCTGTACGGTGACTTCAGAGCACTACTGGATCGAAGCGACATCGATGCTGTTCTGGTCGCCACGGGTGACCGGTGGCATGCTGCGGCATCCATACTTGCTGCACAGGCAGGCAAGGATGTTTACAGCGAAAAACCGTGTGGAATCACGATTGAACTCTGCGAGAAACTCGCCGACACGATGAAAGAGACCGGCCGAATCTTTCAGGCTGGCACCCAACGGCGAAGTGTGCCCAATTTTCAGCAGGCCGTTCGCATAGCGCATGAGGGCAAGCTGGGCAAACTTCGGACACTCTACGCGTCTGTCTATGTCCCGGTTCTTGAGAACGCATGGCTGCCTGCCGAACCTACTCCTTCTGCGGAGGTTTGCGACTGGAACATGTGGCTTGGGCCCGCTCCATGGCGTCCATACAACAGCAAGTATGTGGCCGGTCGTTGGCGGGGGTACTACGACTTCGATTCCGGGGCACGACTGCTGGACTGGGGCGCTCATACGGCTGATCTCTGCCAGTGGGCCAACCAATCCGACGGTTCGATGCCGCTCACCTACGAACCAACCGAGAAAAATATCACCTGCACCTACGCCAATGGGGTTCAACTGGTCTTTGACTTTCTTGAGGATCCGTTCGGGGATCGCGGGCCCCGGTGGAATACAAAGCTTGGTACCTGTCCGGTTCGATTTGTTGGAGATGATGGATCCATCGAGACGGGCGACAACGGCGGTACTGATGTTTCGAGTTCAGAGATCGAAAAAGAACTTGCCGAAGCCGCGTCCAAAGTGCGCGGGCTGGACGTCTCTGCTCATGCAAGGAACTTTTTCGATTCGATCAAGTCACGAAAGCCCACTGTGGCAAATGCTGAAGTCATGCGAAATTCGCATATCACCTGTCATGCAGCGGCTCTTGCATGGATGCTCGGACGCAGCTTAACCATTGATCCGATAACGCACGACTTTCTCAACGACGATGAGGCAAATCGTCTGAAGTCACGCCCGGAACGAGACTGGGCATAA
- a CDS encoding voltage-gated chloride channel family protein: MTVPQRLADFGQAIRFTAKWLLLTGPVGILVGSACALFLWMLDAATNIRHGNMWLIWLLPVAGAAIGWVYHRFGTTVASGNNLVIDEIHEPGGGIPVRMAPMILIGTIVTHLFGGSAGREGTAVQIGGSIASGIGSMVPWISRKDLRVLLMTGVAAGFGGVFGTPVAGAVFALEVLLIGRLDHAAMLPCLMASLIADQTCLAWGIGHTAYHIAALMPNELHQHLAVIDVRILTVTLIAGAGFGMISCLFSELAHHIQQLFRTHIRIPALRPLIGGCLVLILTLSLGTTDYLGLGVQSSDSNAVTIVSCFREGGATHWSWLWKLLLTAITVSSGFKGGEVTPLFFIGAAAGNSVATMTGTPVDLMAGLGFVAVFAGATNTPLACTVMGIELFGGQYTLYLCIACFVAYLCSGHSGIYASQRLRNAKTESDASSESRKLK; the protein is encoded by the coding sequence ATGACCGTGCCACAACGGCTGGCGGACTTCGGACAAGCCATTCGTTTCACTGCGAAGTGGCTGCTGCTGACCGGCCCGGTTGGAATCCTGGTCGGTTCTGCGTGCGCTTTGTTTCTGTGGATGCTGGATGCTGCAACAAACATTCGGCATGGCAATATGTGGCTGATCTGGCTGCTTCCGGTGGCCGGGGCTGCAATTGGGTGGGTCTATCACCGTTTCGGCACCACGGTTGCGTCGGGTAATAACCTGGTGATCGATGAAATTCATGAGCCAGGCGGTGGAATTCCAGTACGGATGGCCCCGATGATCCTCATTGGCACTATCGTTACCCACTTGTTTGGTGGATCCGCCGGTCGCGAAGGTACCGCAGTGCAAATTGGAGGTAGTATCGCCAGTGGAATTGGCTCGATGGTTCCCTGGATATCGCGGAAAGATCTCCGTGTGCTGCTGATGACCGGCGTCGCCGCCGGATTTGGCGGGGTCTTTGGGACGCCCGTCGCGGGAGCAGTCTTCGCTTTAGAGGTACTTCTGATTGGCCGATTGGATCATGCGGCCATGTTACCCTGTCTGATGGCAAGTCTGATCGCGGATCAAACGTGCCTTGCCTGGGGAATCGGACACACGGCGTATCACATCGCAGCATTGATGCCCAATGAACTGCATCAGCATCTTGCGGTTATCGATGTTCGGATCCTGACAGTGACTCTCATTGCCGGCGCAGGCTTTGGCATGATCAGTTGCCTGTTCAGCGAACTCGCTCATCATATTCAGCAGCTGTTCAGGACGCATATTCGTATTCCCGCACTGCGTCCCCTGATCGGAGGATGCCTTGTCCTGATCCTGACCTTATCGCTGGGGACGACGGATTATCTTGGTCTTGGTGTCCAGTCATCCGACAGCAATGCTGTCACCATCGTCTCCTGTTTTCGCGAAGGAGGGGCGACTCACTGGAGCTGGCTTTGGAAACTATTGCTGACTGCAATCACCGTCAGCTCTGGTTTTAAAGGAGGCGAAGTAACTCCATTGTTTTTCATCGGAGCGGCGGCTGGGAATTCAGTTGCAACGATGACAGGAACGCCGGTTGATTTGATGGCTGGTCTGGGCTTCGTAGCCGTATTCGCCGGCGCAACAAATACACCTTTGGCCTGCACCGTCATGGGGATTGAGCTCTTTGGTGGCCAATACACCCTGTACCTGTGCATCGCCTGCTTCGTTGCCTACTTGTGCAGCGGGCATTCCGGAATTTATGCATCACAGCGATTGCGAAATGCCAAAACAGAATCCGATGCGTCGTCAGAATCACGCAAACTGAAATAA
- the tsaD gene encoding tRNA (adenosine(37)-N6)-threonylcarbamoyltransferase complex transferase subunit TsaD — translation MSKPVLLAIESSCDETAAAVVRQDRVILSNVVASQFDLHEDFGGVVPEIASRAHVRNILPVIQKALKEADCRLEDLSAIAVTSEPGLVGSLLVGLTAAKTLAMCLQVPLLTVNHIDAHIYACGIGQSQSIYPCVGFVVSGGHTNLYACESATQCTSIGGTTDDAAGEAFDKVARILGLSYPGGPSIAAAALQGTPERFRMPRPLMHSGRLDFSFSGLKTAVLYAARGVPGPDQLTATPAERVNDLAASFQEAVVDVLLYKAKAALKQTGYKTLCVGGGVASNQRLRERLQQAAQREKFQLFIAPPELCTDNAAMAAIAWERFENNQLAELDADVLPGLVRHAFPK, via the coding sequence ATGTCGAAACCCGTTCTTCTGGCTATCGAATCATCCTGCGACGAAACGGCGGCTGCCGTCGTGCGACAGGACCGTGTCATACTGTCAAATGTTGTTGCGTCACAATTTGATTTGCACGAAGACTTTGGCGGCGTGGTTCCTGAGATTGCATCCCGCGCACATGTCAGGAACATTCTTCCGGTCATTCAGAAGGCATTGAAAGAAGCTGATTGCAGACTGGAAGACCTGAGCGCCATTGCCGTCACGTCAGAACCGGGTTTAGTCGGGTCTTTGCTGGTTGGTCTGACAGCCGCAAAAACACTTGCGATGTGCCTACAAGTTCCTTTGCTGACAGTGAATCACATCGACGCCCATATCTATGCCTGCGGGATTGGTCAGAGTCAATCGATTTATCCCTGCGTGGGATTCGTTGTCAGTGGTGGTCACACGAATCTGTATGCCTGTGAATCCGCCACTCAGTGCACATCCATCGGTGGCACGACGGACGATGCCGCCGGAGAGGCGTTTGACAAGGTGGCTCGCATTCTCGGGCTCAGTTACCCCGGTGGTCCTTCGATTGCGGCGGCTGCTTTGCAGGGGACCCCTGAGCGTTTCAGGATGCCGCGGCCTCTGATGCACAGCGGGCGGCTGGACTTCAGCTTCAGTGGCCTGAAAACGGCCGTCCTTTATGCGGCGCGGGGTGTTCCCGGTCCGGATCAACTGACTGCGACGCCCGCTGAACGGGTGAACGATCTCGCGGCGTCATTTCAGGAAGCAGTGGTTGATGTATTGCTGTACAAGGCAAAGGCCGCGTTGAAACAGACGGGATACAAAACGCTCTGTGTTGGTGGCGGGGTGGCATCCAATCAAAGACTGCGGGAGCGTCTGCAGCAAGCTGCTCAGCGTGAAAAGTTCCAGCTGTTTATCGCTCCCCCGGAACTCTGTACTGACAATGCAGCCATGGCAGCCATCGCCTGGGAAAGGTTCGAAAACAATCAACTGGCTGAACTCGATGCCGATGTACTGCCGGGGCTTGTTCGCCATGCATTCCCCAAATAA
- a CDS encoding creatininase family protein: MRPWILAETNYAHVRECSYDVAVLPMGATEPHNLHLPYGTDTFEAETIAGLSCEAAWKRGAKVVMLPCIPYGTETNQARCRLSMNVNPSTLGMIIRDLVDSLDGHGIKKLLILNSHGGNEFKPLLRELMGKTSVQLFLCDWFRSISADIQKQIFEDAGDHAGEMETAFGLAYFDHLVNKNSDGTLFADNGDVASTRFSAVNNGWVSITRPWHLLTTNTGSGNPHEATREKGIQLVETIVERLSSFLVELAASEIDDRFPF, encoded by the coding sequence ATGAGACCATGGATTCTTGCTGAAACCAATTACGCTCACGTCAGGGAGTGTTCCTACGACGTGGCAGTGTTACCGATGGGAGCGACAGAACCTCACAACCTGCATTTGCCTTACGGAACCGATACGTTTGAGGCAGAAACAATTGCTGGGTTGTCCTGCGAAGCCGCATGGAAACGTGGCGCAAAGGTCGTCATGCTCCCCTGCATTCCATACGGTACGGAAACCAATCAGGCCAGGTGTCGCCTCTCGATGAATGTGAATCCATCCACACTTGGGATGATCATCCGGGACCTGGTTGATTCGCTCGACGGCCATGGAATCAAAAAGCTATTGATCCTCAACAGCCATGGTGGAAATGAATTCAAGCCATTGCTGCGCGAACTGATGGGCAAGACTTCCGTTCAGTTATTCCTGTGTGACTGGTTCCGGTCCATCTCTGCTGATATTCAGAAACAGATCTTCGAAGACGCTGGCGACCATGCAGGCGAAATGGAAACGGCCTTCGGGCTGGCATACTTTGATCACCTCGTGAATAAGAACTCCGACGGTACCCTGTTTGCCGATAACGGCGATGTTGCATCCACGCGATTCAGCGCTGTCAACAATGGCTGGGTATCGATCACTCGCCCGTGGCATTTGCTCACAACAAACACCGGCAGCGGAAATCCGCACGAGGCAACCAGGGAGAAGGGAATTCAACTGGTAGAAACTATCGTCGAACGCCTGTCATCGTTTCTTGTCGAACTTGCCGCAAGTGAAATCGATGACCGTTTTCCATTCTAA
- the corA gene encoding magnesium/cobalt transporter CorA, whose amino-acid sequence MQRVMKITGNSQVCIDEDGTQASIPTDDEFLWVDIQKPDEAWLQSLAEEFQFHALTIEDCLHFDQRPKLESYDGYLFLVIQGFRVDWEQLENSDAVELHLFIAPNYLVTVHDEPIAAIDSVWRRIASDGRLSESRGDYMAYLIADVLIDSYFPILDEIELRLDHVEDRILTTGEDVSLEEILDFKRLLVSLRRILSPQRDVLSNLARRGDSLVSDRVTLYFRDVYDHTLRIHESIEAARELLANVRDGHLWSLSQRTNEIMKRLTVLSAVFMPLTFITGFFGQNFQHLPFGNDSLMYAMITSCFVVPGCMLLYFIRGRWL is encoded by the coding sequence ATGCAGCGAGTCATGAAGATTACAGGGAATTCCCAGGTCTGCATTGATGAAGATGGAACTCAGGCATCCATACCGACAGACGATGAGTTTCTCTGGGTCGACATTCAGAAACCTGATGAGGCGTGGCTGCAATCATTGGCGGAAGAATTTCAATTTCACGCACTGACGATTGAAGACTGTCTTCATTTTGATCAGCGTCCGAAGCTTGAGTCATATGATGGGTATCTGTTTCTCGTGATCCAGGGCTTTCGGGTCGACTGGGAACAGCTCGAGAACTCCGACGCAGTCGAACTGCACCTGTTTATTGCTCCCAACTACCTGGTGACAGTTCACGATGAGCCGATCGCTGCCATCGATTCGGTTTGGCGAAGAATTGCATCCGATGGGCGTTTATCAGAATCACGCGGCGACTACATGGCCTATCTGATTGCCGATGTCCTGATTGATTCGTATTTTCCCATACTGGATGAAATTGAACTACGGCTGGATCACGTTGAGGATCGAATTCTGACAACAGGCGAAGATGTTTCGCTGGAGGAGATTCTTGACTTCAAACGCCTGCTTGTTTCGTTGAGACGAATCCTGTCCCCCCAGCGAGACGTCTTGTCGAATCTTGCCAGACGCGGAGATTCTCTGGTGTCGGATCGTGTGACGCTTTACTTCAGAGATGTCTACGACCATACCCTGCGAATTCACGAATCCATCGAGGCCGCTCGCGAACTCCTCGCGAACGTTCGTGACGGCCACTTGTGGAGCCTGTCGCAACGTACCAACGAGATCATGAAGCGTCTGACCGTGCTTAGCGCGGTCTTCATGCCGTTGACATTCATCACTGGATTCTTTGGCCAGAACTTCCAGCATCTGCCATTTGGGAATGACTCTTTGATGTATGCGATGATCACCAGCTGCTTTGTGGTCCCGGGTTGCATGCTCCTGTATTTCATCCGAGGCAGATGGCTCTGA
- a CDS encoding glycosyltransferase family 2 protein, whose product MSERILTALPVYNEQSHVAEVISEVLLHVEEVLVVDDGSTDSTSEILARQFPQVHMIRHERNLGYGAALKSAFDFSLRCGFDVLVTMDCDGQHQPQFLREIAAQLCEGNIAFDMVSGSRYLKSFGENTLPPEDRRAINRRITNCLNEQLGFNLTDAFCGFKAYRVSSLADLDITDNGYAMPLQLWVQASDLRWRVTEFPVPLVYLDEARSFGGSLDDATIRMNHYRSVLNAELERRGMHQRFTSDCGSSGAK is encoded by the coding sequence ATGAGCGAACGCATTCTAACAGCCTTGCCGGTCTACAACGAACAATCGCATGTGGCAGAAGTCATATCCGAGGTGTTGTTGCACGTGGAAGAAGTTCTGGTCGTAGACGATGGATCGACGGATTCCACCAGCGAGATTCTGGCCCGACAGTTTCCACAGGTGCATATGATTCGCCACGAACGGAACCTTGGATACGGTGCCGCTCTGAAATCCGCATTCGATTTTTCTCTCCGCTGCGGCTTTGATGTTCTGGTCACAATGGATTGTGACGGGCAGCATCAGCCTCAGTTCCTGCGGGAAATTGCGGCCCAGTTGTGCGAAGGGAATATTGCCTTCGATATGGTTTCGGGCAGCCGATACCTCAAGTCTTTCGGTGAAAATACTTTACCGCCGGAGGATCGCCGTGCCATCAATCGACGAATTACGAATTGTCTGAATGAGCAGCTGGGGTTCAACCTGACGGATGCGTTTTGCGGATTCAAAGCTTACCGGGTGTCCAGTCTCGCGGATCTTGATATCACCGACAACGGTTACGCGATGCCATTGCAGCTTTGGGTGCAGGCGTCCGATTTGAGATGGCGAGTGACAGAATTCCCTGTACCGCTGGTTTATCTGGATGAAGCACGATCGTTCGGTGGATCGCTTGACGATGCAACCATTCGGATGAACCATTACCGTTCCGTGCTGAATGCCGAACTCGAACGCCGCGGAATGCATCAGCGATTCACCAGCGATTGCGGATCATCCGGTGCGAAGTAG
- the rlmN gene encoding 23S rRNA (adenine(2503)-C(2))-methyltransferase RlmN, translated as MSFPELNNLRDSNDRDPGEPSQPNHADLLPVLATSNQVAVSDTRIPILQLTDDELSDWLKQQGQPAFRQKQIRKWLIRRRVQSFDEMTDLPAKLRDRLSECFRFSSFEITGHQVASDETEKLLMRLSDGELVECVLMRDPGRRTVCISTQVGCAMGCVFCASGLLGVKRNLNAAEIFEQVLALHRLMKDDEQITNVVVMGIGEPLANYESLMAALDVLTAEDAFGLGARRITVSTVGLPEKIREFARSGKQFNLAVSLHAPNDMLRTEIVPVNRNIGIRDIIDAADYYFFHTGRRISYEYVMLAGVNDQPHHAKELANLLRGRNAHVNLIPMNGVTELVMTAPREPDAQRFCELLEQDGIVATIRKRKGADIDAACGQLRLNRMARE; from the coding sequence TTGTCCTTCCCCGAATTGAACAATCTCCGCGATTCGAACGACCGAGATCCCGGCGAACCATCACAGCCAAACCATGCGGATCTGCTTCCGGTGCTTGCAACTTCCAATCAAGTTGCCGTCTCCGATACGCGCATCCCGATTCTTCAGTTGACAGACGACGAACTCAGCGACTGGCTCAAACAGCAGGGGCAGCCCGCTTTCCGGCAGAAGCAGATCCGAAAATGGCTGATCCGACGGCGAGTCCAAAGTTTTGACGAGATGACGGATTTGCCTGCTAAGTTGCGGGATCGATTGTCCGAGTGTTTCCGGTTTTCTTCGTTCGAAATCACCGGGCATCAGGTAGCTTCTGATGAAACTGAGAAGCTTTTGATGAGATTGAGCGACGGAGAACTTGTGGAATGTGTGTTGATGCGGGATCCGGGCCGCCGAACCGTATGCATAAGCACGCAGGTCGGTTGTGCGATGGGGTGCGTCTTTTGTGCAAGCGGTCTGCTGGGCGTAAAACGTAATCTGAATGCTGCGGAGATCTTCGAGCAGGTTCTTGCTTTGCACCGTCTGATGAAGGACGACGAACAGATTACGAATGTCGTGGTCATGGGCATCGGAGAACCGCTGGCAAATTACGAATCACTGATGGCAGCTCTGGATGTGCTCACGGCCGAGGATGCGTTCGGCCTTGGAGCTCGACGCATCACAGTTTCAACCGTCGGTTTGCCGGAGAAAATTCGTGAGTTTGCGCGATCCGGTAAACAATTCAACCTGGCAGTTTCACTGCACGCACCCAATGACATGCTGCGGACAGAAATCGTCCCTGTGAACAGGAATATTGGTATCAGGGATATCATTGACGCTGCCGATTACTACTTCTTTCATACCGGGCGGCGCATCTCATACGAATACGTGATGCTTGCGGGCGTGAATGATCAGCCGCACCATGCGAAAGAACTAGCGAATCTGCTGCGTGGTCGAAACGCACATGTGAATCTGATTCCTATGAATGGAGTCACCGAACTGGTGATGACCGCTCCTCGTGAACCAGATGCTCAGCGTTTTTGCGAACTGCTCGAACAGGATGGCATTGTGGCCACTATCCGAAAGAGGAAGGGCGCTGACATTGATGCTGCGTGTGGGCAGCTCCGTCTGAATCGGATGGCGCGGGAATAG
- a CDS encoding alkaline phosphatase family protein, translating to MNRVMVINVVGLTQDMIGTNTPNIRALADGGFGTPMQTVLPAVTCSAQATMLTGEMPSSHGIVGNGWYFRELSEVMFWKQSNHLIHGEKVYQTARQRDPAHTTAKMFWWYNMYADVNWSVTPRPSYPADGRKVPDIYSEPSNLREDLQGSLGRFPLFNFWGPTADIRSSSWIADASLRVWNQYQPSLMLVYLPHLDYNLQRIGPEDPRIHTDIRLVDAEAGKLIQAARQSGAEVVVLSEYGITQTKHAIHINRILRDRGYLRVRQEPLGWETLDCGASRAFAVADHQVAHVYVQRSADLEDVRRLLLSTPGVEAVLRREEQREFGLDHARSGDLVAISHRDAWFTYYFWLDDTMAPDYARTVDIHRKPGYDPAELLLDPNLKIPGLRIACRLAKKMMGFRYYMDVIGLDADVIRGSHGRLPDSDRMESDAPVFICSRKSMERDGLHVRDVRNLLLQLQFES from the coding sequence ATGAATCGGGTGATGGTTATCAATGTTGTCGGGCTTACGCAGGACATGATTGGTACGAACACTCCTAACATTCGTGCACTGGCGGATGGTGGATTTGGCACCCCGATGCAAACCGTGCTTCCTGCGGTGACATGTTCCGCGCAGGCAACGATGCTGACCGGGGAAATGCCGTCGTCCCACGGGATTGTCGGGAACGGCTGGTATTTTCGAGAACTATCGGAAGTGATGTTCTGGAAGCAATCAAACCATTTGATTCATGGTGAGAAGGTCTATCAAACGGCCAGGCAGCGTGATCCCGCTCACACAACCGCCAAAATGTTTTGGTGGTACAACATGTACGCCGATGTCAACTGGTCCGTGACTCCCCGGCCGTCCTATCCCGCTGATGGCCGCAAGGTCCCCGATATTTACAGTGAACCATCGAACCTTCGGGAGGATCTTCAGGGCAGCCTCGGTCGATTTCCGCTTTTCAACTTCTGGGGCCCCACAGCAGATATCAGAAGCAGTTCGTGGATTGCAGATGCAAGCCTTCGTGTCTGGAATCAATATCAGCCTTCACTGATGCTCGTCTATCTTCCGCACCTGGACTACAACCTGCAGAGAATTGGCCCCGAAGATCCTCGCATTCATACGGACATCCGATTGGTGGATGCAGAAGCAGGCAAACTGATTCAGGCTGCCAGACAGTCCGGGGCGGAAGTCGTTGTACTCAGTGAATACGGAATCACACAGACGAAACACGCGATTCACATCAACCGAATTCTGCGTGATCGCGGATACCTGCGGGTGCGGCAGGAACCACTGGGATGGGAGACACTGGATTGTGGTGCGTCACGGGCATTCGCTGTCGCGGATCATCAGGTTGCTCATGTTTATGTCCAGCGTTCTGCTGACCTGGAAGATGTCCGGCGCCTACTTCTGTCAACTCCGGGGGTCGAAGCTGTCCTGCGACGAGAGGAACAAAGAGAATTCGGTCTGGATCACGCACGAAGCGGTGACCTGGTGGCCATTAGTCATCGCGATGCGTGGTTTACTTACTATTTCTGGCTGGATGATACGATGGCTCCGGACTATGCCCGCACCGTCGACATCCACAGGAAACCCGGTTACGACCCGGCGGAATTGCTGTTGGATCCAAATCTGAAGATTCCGGGACTTCGCATTGCCTGTCGACTTGCGAAGAAAATGATGGGGTTTCGCTATTACATGGACGTGATTGGTCTGGACGCCGATGTGATTCGGGGCAGTCACGGTCGACTGCCGGATTCCGATCGTATGGAATCTGACGCTCCGGTGTTCATTTGCTCCAGAAAGTCCATGGAGCGGGATGGCTTGCACGTCCGCGATGTCAGAAATCTGCTTCTGCAGCTGCAATTCGAGTCATAA